Part of the Thermomicrobiales bacterium genome is shown below.
GGGTCGGCCTGGAACGCACAAGCGCAAGTGGAGCGTGGACGAGCGACGACACATTCGAGCTCCGCGTCTGCTACACGGGAGGCGAGGTCTGCCCGATCTTGCGGTTCCGATTTGCGGACGCAGCGCTTTCGGTCGAGATCGATCCCAATATCTCCTGGAATGAACCCACGGTAACGACGCTTACAGGTCACGCCGAGCAGTGACCGAGATTCGGCCGTGGAGGCGCATCGCGGCTGGTCTCACACCTCGTAATCTGGACCGCGAATCCCGGTAGACTGCCGCGCAGGCAGTGGGCCGGTTTTTCCATGCAGCAGGAGCACACGATCGTGATCGTCATCGACAGTCATCTCGACATTGCCATGAACGCGTTCTATCTCGACCGTGACCTGCGCAAGAGCGTGGCCGGGATTCGGGAGGACGAAGCGCACATGACCGAGAAGGGGCGCGGCAACAACACCCTTTCTTTCCCGGAAATGCGGCGCACCGAGATGGCGCTCTGCTTCTGCACGATGATCGCGCGCACGAAATCGGGTCGACACGACATGATCGACGTGCGCACCCAGGAGATCGCATACGCGCGGGCGCAGGGTGAGCTTGCGTTCTATCGGGAGATGGAGCGGCAAGGCGATATTCGCATGATCTCCGACTGGCCCCAGCTCGACGCCCATATGAAGGAATGGAACGCCGATCCGGAAAACACGCCCCTCGGGATGATCCTGACGATGGAAGGGGCCGACCCGATTGTCGATCTCGACCAGCTCGGGCTTTGGTGGAAGGACGGACTGCGGGCGTTGAGCCTGGCGCACTACGGTCCGAGCGAGTATGCGCACGGTACCGAAAGCCTGGGTGGGTTGACCGAACGGGGCAAGGCGCTGCTGGAAGAGATGAACGAGACCAGCCTGGTGCTGGATATCACCCACCTCAACGACCAATCGTTCTGGGAGGCGGTGGAGATCTTCACGGGGCCGATCTGGGCCTCGCATTCCAACTGCCGCGCGTTGGTGCCCGGCGACCGCCAGCTCACCGACCAGATGCTCCAGCACATCATCGAGCGGGACGGGGTCATCGGCTGCGCGCTCGACGCCTGGATGGTGGTGCCGAACTGGATTCGGGGCGAAAGCACCCCCGAAATCTGCAGCATGGAAGACTACGTCGATCACATCGACCATATCTGCCAGCTGGCCGGCAATGCCAATCACGCCGCCATTGGAACCGACCTGGACGGCGGTTACGGCACCGAGCAAACCCCGCGCGACCTCGACACGATTTATGAGTTGCAGAGCATCCCGGGCCGGCTGCGCGCCCGCGGGTACGCCGAGGACGACATCGAAAAGATCATGCACGGCAACTGGCTGCGCATGCTCGAACGGGTGTGGACCTCCGAGGCGTAGAGGTTGCAGTGACTACTGGTAACCAGTACTATCGAGTCGGGGCACTGTTCGCCAACGGATTCGAATGGGACCCCGACAAAGCTCGGAGTAATGAAGCAAAGCACGACATCATCTTCGAAGTTGCCATCCAGCTCTTTGAGGATGCCGATCGTATTCAGCAAGATCCACCGCACCAGCGGCAAGATGAGCTGCGGTATAGGACCGTAGGTCAGGTGGAAGGCGCACTCGTTACCGTGATCTACACATGGCGTGAAGATCGAATCCGCATCATCTCCGCCCGAAAGGCTAGTCGACATGAGCGAAGAGAATACCGTTCGCGTGCGGTTGTATGAAGATGGCACGGTTATCGATCTCTCCACCGGTGAGCCTTACGTCTCGCCCATTCCCATGGACTGGAATCGATTCAACGCCTTGACGGATGAGGAGATCGAGGCCGCCGCGCTCTCCGATCCGGACAACCCGCCGATGACCGACGAAGAGTTGTCACAGATGCGGCGCGTCGTGGACGCGGTGCGCGTACGCAAGGCGCTCGGCATGACGCAAGTGCAGTTTTCCGAGACCTTCGAGATTCCGCTGGGCACGCTCCGGGATTGGGAGCAGAAGCGCTCCTTCCTTTCCGCTCGCAATCAGGCAGCGGCGAGCTATCTGCGGGTGATCGAGCAGAACCCGGAAGCCGTCATCGCGGCGCTCGCCGCGTATCGAACGCGCGGCAAGGGCGAAGCAGAAGAAGCCGCCAAGGCGGTTGCCGCGACACGGTAGATCGACTCTTTGCATGCCGCGGCCGTCCTGTATGCTCACCACATGATCGATTCGTTTCCACTCTTCGAATTCGACGAAGACCGCACCGCCATCATCGAGCCGCATCACGTGCTCGTGGAACGGGAGGATTTCCCGAAGCACGCGGTGATCTGCTTTTTTCACGATGTGCTGGGCGACTTGCGCGCCCGGGAGACGACGGAGGTCATCGGGTTTCTGACCAGCGAAGCCGGTCCCAATCCGATGCTGCGAGTGGAGATCGATGGAACACCGATTGTCGCGATTCAACCCGGCATCGGCGCGCCAATGGCCGCCTTTGTGCTGGAAGAGCTCATCGCGTTGGGCGCGCGCACGGTGGTCGCGTGTGGCGGGGCTGGGGTGCTCGATCGGGGGATCGATGTCGGACAGTTGATGATCCCCACCAGCGCTGTGCGTGACGAGGGAACCTCGTTCCACTATGTCCCAGCCGCCCGCGAGATCGCGCAGGATGCGGGAATGGTGAGCACGATTGCGACAACACTGGAACGGCACGGCGTCGGCTATCGATTGGGCAAGACCTGGACCACCGACGCCATCTACCGGGAGACCCGGGCCAGGGTCGCGCGGCGGCAGGCCGAAGGGTGCGCCATGGTGGAGATGGAAGCCTCGGCGCTCTTTGCGGTTGGGGCATTTCGTGGTGTGCCGGTTGGGCAGATTCTTTACGGGGGAGACGATGTCAGCGGGTTGGGCGATTGGGACCCGCGCGACTGGGACAAGCACACGATCCGTGAACGCCTCTTCTGGCTCGCCGCCGAAAGCTGCCTGGCGTACCAACCAGCCTCCTCATAACCAACGCGCTTTGCCAACTCGCGCGACCGAACGGGAACAGAAGACGCAGGAGTGCGTCTCCGGCACGCGGTATATACTGTATTCACCGTATGCACGAAGTTTACGTAGGATGAAGAGCATATCAGACATGATCCAGCAACAACTGCGCAAGGCGGGAAACAGCTACGTCATCACCATTCCGAAAGAGGAAGTCGAGCGCAACGGGTGGTCCGTAGGTGACCGATTTGCGGTCCAGCTCACACCTTTGGAAGAACGACCGGTCTTGAGCCGCGAGCTGCGTGACGCGCTCGATGCGAGCTGGCGGGATCACGAAGCTGCCTATCGCTATCTCGCGAAATAGCCATGATCCGCTACCTAACGGTGGCCGAGGTCATCGAGCTGCATCGCGCGATCCTGGGTCGCATGGGCGAGCGGCTGGAACCGCTGCGCGATGAAGGGCTGCTCGAATCGGCGTTGATGCGCGCGCAAACGGCGGCCTACTACGAAGACGCGGATCTCACCACGCAGGCGGTGCTGATGGCCGTTGGCATCTCTCAGAA
Proteins encoded:
- a CDS encoding membrane dipeptidase; this encodes MIVIDSHLDIAMNAFYLDRDLRKSVAGIREDEAHMTEKGRGNNTLSFPEMRRTEMALCFCTMIARTKSGRHDMIDVRTQEIAYARAQGELAFYREMERQGDIRMISDWPQLDAHMKEWNADPENTPLGMILTMEGADPIVDLDQLGLWWKDGLRALSLAHYGPSEYAHGTESLGGLTERGKALLEEMNETSLVLDITHLNDQSFWEAVEIFTGPIWASHSNCRALVPGDRQLTDQMLQHIIERDGVIGCALDAWMVVPNWIRGESTPEICSMEDYVDHIDHICQLAGNANHAAIGTDLDGGYGTEQTPRDLDTIYELQSIPGRLRARGYAEDDIEKIMHGNWLRMLERVWTSEA
- a CDS encoding nucleoside phosphorylase, which gives rise to MIDSFPLFEFDEDRTAIIEPHHVLVEREDFPKHAVICFFHDVLGDLRARETTEVIGFLTSEAGPNPMLRVEIDGTPIVAIQPGIGAPMAAFVLEELIALGARTVVACGGAGVLDRGIDVGQLMIPTSAVRDEGTSFHYVPAAREIAQDAGMVSTIATTLERHGVGYRLGKTWTTDAIYRETRARVARRQAEGCAMVEMEASALFAVGAFRGVPVGQILYGGDDVSGLGDWDPRDWDKHTIRERLFWLAAESCLAYQPASS
- a CDS encoding type II toxin-antitoxin system death-on-curing family toxin, with protein sequence MIRYLTVAEVIELHRAILGRMGERLEPLRDEGLLESALMRAQTAAYYEDADLTTQAVLMAVGISQNQPFVDGNKRAAFVTLDVFLRVNGLEFRGDSLELAVRIEQIAKDREHRAEATLDFARWLRARVEPR